A stretch of the Vicinamibacteria bacterium genome encodes the following:
- a CDS encoding metalloregulator ArsR/SmtB family transcription factor — protein MMKRDRPPHDLLARMESLADPTRLRLLRLLERHELAVAELCDVVQLPQSTVSRHLKMLADQGWVRSRSQRTTNLYRMDTGELPSGARRLWLLARDQTEGWATLAQDQLRLARRLEDRRERAERFFAGAAAQWDRLRRELYGDAFGEAAFLALLPAGWVVADLGCGTGALTAALAPYVGQVFGVDQSAAMLRAAERRTAALGNVVLKQGRLEALPLPDGECDAALMLLALSYVSDAPRALREATRILRPGGKAVIVDLLGHDQEEFRLRMGQQCRGFEPGELCRGLAEAGLESASCRALPPEPGAKGPALFLASANRPLALARPAARPAFPRS, from the coding sequence ATGATGAAGCGCGATCGTCCACCCCACGACCTGCTGGCACGGATGGAGAGCCTGGCCGACCCCACTCGTCTGCGCCTGCTCCGCCTTCTGGAGCGGCACGAGCTGGCGGTGGCGGAGCTGTGCGACGTGGTCCAGCTCCCCCAGTCCACGGTCAGCCGTCACCTTAAGATGCTGGCCGATCAGGGTTGGGTGCGCAGCCGCTCCCAAAGGACAACGAACCTCTATCGGATGGACACGGGGGAGCTGCCCTCCGGGGCCCGTCGGCTGTGGCTGCTCGCGCGCGACCAGACGGAGGGTTGGGCCACCCTGGCCCAAGACCAGCTCCGGCTGGCCCGTCGCCTGGAGGATCGTCGGGAGCGGGCGGAACGGTTCTTCGCCGGCGCGGCCGCGCAGTGGGACCGCCTGCGTCGAGAGCTTTACGGAGACGCCTTCGGGGAGGCCGCGTTCCTGGCCTTGCTCCCCGCGGGCTGGGTGGTGGCGGACCTCGGGTGCGGAACGGGGGCTCTGACCGCGGCCCTCGCTCCCTATGTGGGGCAGGTGTTCGGGGTGGACCAATCCGCTGCCATGCTGCGCGCGGCGGAGCGGCGGACGGCTGCGCTCGGCAACGTGGTCCTCAAGCAGGGCCGGTTGGAGGCCCTGCCCCTGCCCGACGGGGAGTGTGACGCCGCCCTCATGCTCTTGGCCCTCAGCTACGTCTCGGACGCTCCCCGCGCGCTGCGGGAAGCCACCCGCATCCTCCGCCCAGGCGGAAAAGCGGTGATCGTGGACCTGCTCGGCCACGATCAGGAGGAGTTTCGGCTTCGAATGGGACAGCAATGCCGGGGCTTCGAGCCAGGAGAGCTCTGCCGTGGGCTGGCCGAGGCCGGCCTCGAGTCCGCGTCCTGCCGGGCCCTCCCCCCGGAGCCGGGGGCCAAGGGCCCCGCCCTGTTCCTGGCCTCGGCCAACCGGCCTCTGGCCCTCGCGCGGCCGGCGGCCCGGCCCGCATTCCCGCGTTCATGA